The proteins below are encoded in one region of Dasypus novemcinctus isolate mDasNov1 chromosome 13, mDasNov1.1.hap2, whole genome shotgun sequence:
- the LOC105746806 gene encoding NBPF family member NBPF6-like codes for MAVSLCTSCAPRTEMSIQEINQELHSQLAKSKQDFRDLTEKFLISQATAYSLANQLQKYKPGQYKDILESVLGEKLQFEEEELAEKTGPAVRLRKHISPIHDQLQELIQMRHKLQVGRDVSYMLRQLFRDLLTNNEPDSSQWPSFREKLDQGGKLAECLYHELQSENPEAVEGEEELLLAARLKSQTEEAKKENEVLQDSVEECYLTPSSLHDLPDSLGPRRSSGFLFDDYTFDLAVDEARYCACNKGNSNYSIYDQAIVHLFSENPEAGVGEEGLLLPARLKSQTEEAEKENEVPQDSVEECYLTPSSLHDLPDSLGPRRSSGFLLDDCKFDLAVDETQNQSSHKDERGKESMALSRLFMEQQEVEGTNETEEDKLDEDNLTPFHCHDFPDAHQPPSSTTFMSDEQGVCSPLSAAKHQSYQKDEKGQESMGPRLFRKQQEAEGMNKTEQDTRDEQHSSDFLCHELPDAHQPPCSTTLMSDEQEVCSSLSAAKNQKKYQDIKRNKPVVLMKYHFLIQYQARELSQLRKNLREGRWVSDFLDERLKGLLTHEDSDNLHKHHLPEKLTELHRLTERLYSKISAGENHEYKKYEDIQGQPVPRGFDFLIEHQARELTELRQKVQEGRQASFLLKEHFKHLLSHKDDYQTQSFLEQLAEGCMMAKHLACTLSTENHEDEEDEEEQESPALSPIKLSREPQKDKMMDDLQDSKDGDYLSPSSHPGLLDSHLPSCSTRPLFHEHGACCVLDVGSKYS; via the exons ATGGCAGTCTCTCTCTGCACTTCCTGTGCTCCCAGGACAGAAATGAGCATCCAGGAAATCAACCAGGAGTTGCACTCTCAGCTGGCCAAAAGCAAACAGGATTTCAGAGACCTCACAGAGAAATTCCTTATATCGCAAGCGACTGCATACTCCCTGGCCAACCAGCTACAGAAATACA AGCCTGGACAGTATAAAGACATCCTGGAATCTGTGCTGGGGGAGAAGCTGCAGTTTGAAGAAGAGGAGCTGGCAGAGAAGACTGGACCTGCTGTGAGGCTCAG GAAACACATTTCCCCAATTCATGATCAACTGCAAGAGTTGATTCAGATGAGGCACAAACTGCAAGTAGGGAGAGATGTCTCTTACATGCTCCGTCAGCTCTTCAGAGACCTACTCACCAACAACGAACCTGACAGCTCCCAGTGGCCGAGCTTTAGAGAGAAACTGGATCAAGGAGGCAAGCTGGCAGAGTGCCTCTACCATGAGCTCCAGTCAG AAAATCCTGAGGCTGTGGAGGGTGAAGAAGAACTACTGTTGGCTGCCAG GCTCAAGAGTCAAACAGAAGaggcaaaaaaagagaatgaagtcCTTCAGGACTCAGTGGAGGAATGTTACCTGACACCCTCGAGTCTTCATGACCTGCCTGATTCCCTTGGGCCTCGCCGCAGCAGTGGCTTCCTGTTTGATGACTATACATTTGACTTAGCTGTGGATGAAGCCC GCTACTGTGCTTGTAATAAGGGAAATTCAAACTATTCCATCTATGACCAGGctattgttcatttgttttcagaAAATCCTGAGGCTGGGGTGGGTGAAGAAGGACTACTACTGCCTGCCAG GCTCAAGAGTCAAacagaagaggcagaaaaagagaatgaagtcCCTCAGGACTCAGTGGAGGAATGTTACCTGACTCCTTCGAGTCTTCATGACCTGCCTGATTCCCTTGGGCCTCGCCGCAGCAGTGGCTTCCTGTTAGATGACTGTAAATTTGACTTAGCTGTGGATGAAACCC aAAATCAGAGCAGTCATAAGGATGAAAGAGGAAAAGAGTCCATGGCCCTCAG CAGGCTTTTTATGGAGCAGCAAGAAGTGGAGGGAACGAATGAAACTGAAGAGGACAAACTTGATGAAGACAATTTGACTCCTTTCCATTGCCATGACTTTCCTGATGCTCACCAGcctcccagcagcaccacctTCATGTCTGATGAGCAGGGAGTCTGCTCTCCTCTGAGTGCAGCCA AACATCAGAGCTATCAGAAGGATGAAAAAGGACAAGAGTCCATGGGCCCCAG GCTTTTCAGGAAGCAGCAAGAAGCAGAGGGAATGAATAAAACTGAACAGGACACACGTGATGAACAACATTCGAGTGATTTCCTTTGCCATGAACTTCCTGATGCCCACCAgcctccctgcagcaccaccttgATGTCTGATGAGCAGGAAGTCTGTTCTTCTCTGAGTGCTGCCA AAAATCAAAAGAAGTATCaggatataaaaagaaacaagccagTGGTCCTGAT GAAATACCATTTCTTGATTCAATATCAAGCACGAGAGCTGAGCCAGTTGCGAAAAAATTTACGGGAAGGGAGATGGGTCTCTGACTTTCTTGATGAGCGTCTCAAGGGCCTCCTTACCCATGAGGACTCTGACAACCTCCATAAGCATCACCTTCCAGAGAAACTGACTGAGTTACACAGGCTGACAGAGCGCCTTTATAGTAAGATTAGCGCAG GAGAAAATCATGAATATAAGAAATATGAAGATATACAAGGACAACCTGTTCCCAG GGGATTTGATTTCCTAATTGAACATCAGGCAAGGGAGTTAACAGAGTTACGGCAGAAAGTCCAGGAAGGGAGGCAGGCATCGTTCCTGCTCAAAGAGCACTTCAAGCACCTGCTCAGTCACAAGGATGACTACCAGACACAGAGCTTCCTGGAGCAACTGGCTGAGGGATGTATGATGGCTAAGCACCTTGCCTGTACACTCAGCACAG AAAATCATGAAGATGAAGAAGATGAAGAGGAACAAGAATCACCAGCTCTCAG CCCCATCAAGCTCAGCAGGGAGCCACAGAAGGACAAAATGATGGACGACCTGCAGGACTCAAAGGATGGAGATTATTTGAGTCCTTCCAGTCATCCTGGCCTGTTGGATTCCCACCTGCCTTCCTGCAGCACCCGCCCCTTGTTTCATGAACATGGAGCCTGTTGTGTTCTGGATGTAGGCAGTAAGTACTCTTAG